A region of Panicum virgatum strain AP13 chromosome 8N, P.virgatum_v5, whole genome shotgun sequence DNA encodes the following proteins:
- the LOC120685353 gene encoding chalcone synthase C2: protein MAGATATVEEVRKAQRASGPATVLAIGTATPANCVYQADYPDYYFRVTKSDHLTDLKEKFKRMCDKSMIRKRYMHLTEEFLSENPNMCAYMAPSLDARQDIVVVEVPKLGKAAAQKAIKEWGQPRSRITHLVFCTTSGVDMPGADYQLTKLLGLRPSVNRLMMYQQGCFAGGTVLRVAKDLAENNRGARVLVVCSEITAVTFRGPSESHLDSLVGQALFGDGAAAVIVGADPDERVERPLFQLVSASQTLLPDSEGAIDGHLREVGLTFHLLKDVPGLISKNIERALEAAFEPLGISDWNSIFWVAHPGGPAILDQVEAKVGLDKARMRATRHVLSEYGNMSSACVLFILDEMRKRSAEDGHATTGEGFDWGVLFGFGPGLTVETVVLHSVPITAAHE, encoded by the exons ATGGccggcgcgacggcgacggtggAGGAGGTGAGGAAGGCGCAGCGCGCGTCGGGGCCGGCCACCGTGCTGGCCATCGGGACGGCGACGCCGGCCAACTGCGTGTACCAGGCCGACTACCCGGACTACTACTTCCGGGTCACCAAGAGCGACCACCTCACCGACCTCAAGGAGAAGTTCAAAAGGATGT GCGACAAGTCGATGATCCGGAAGCGCTACATGCACCTGACGGAGGAGTTCCTGAGCGAGAACCCCAACATGTGCGCCTACATGGCGCCGTCGCTGGACGCGCGGCAGGACAtcgtggtggtggaggtgcccaagctcggcaaggcggcggcgcagaaggcgATCAAGGAGTGGGGCCAGCCGCGGTCCCGGATCACGCACCTCGTCTTCTGCACCACCTCCGGCGTCGACATGCCCGGCGCCGACTACCAGCTCACCAAGCTCCTGGGCCTGCGCCCCTCCGTGAACCGCCTCATGATGTACCAGCAGGGCTGCTTCGCCGGCGGCACCGTGCTGCGCGTCGCCAAGGACCTCGCCGAGAACAACCGCGGCGCGCGGGTGCTGGTGGTGTGCTCCGAGATCACCGCCGTCACGTTCCGCGGGCCGTCCGAGTCCCACCTCGACTCGCTGGTGGGGCAGGCGCTGTTcggggacggcgccgccgcggtgatCGTCGGCGCCGACCCCGACGAGCGCGTCGAGCGGCCGCTGTTCCAGCTCGTGTCCGCCTCGCAGACCCTGCTGCCGGACTCGGAGGGCGCCATCGACGGCCACCTCCGCGAGGTCGGGCTCACCTTCCACCTGCTCAAGGACGTGCCGGGGCTCATCTCCAAGAACATCGAGCGCGCGCTGGAGGCGGCCTTCGAGCCGTTGGGCATCTCCGACTGGAACTCCATCTTCTGGGTGGCGCACCCCGGCGGCCCGGCCATCCTGGACCAGGTGGAGGCCAAGGTCGGCCTGGACAAGGCCCGGATGCGCGCCACCCGGCACGTGCTCTCCGAGTACGGCAACATGTCCAGCGCCTGCGTGCTCTTCATCCTCGACGAGATGCGCAAGCGCTCCGCCGAGGACGGCCACGCCACCACCGGCGAGGGCTTCGACTGGGGCGTCCTCTTCGGCTTCGGCCCCGGCCTCACCGTCGAGACCGTCGTCCTCCACAGCGTCCCCATCACCGCCGCGCATGAGTGA